Genomic segment of Labrus mixtus chromosome 1, fLabMix1.1, whole genome shotgun sequence:
cgtcttTTATTTAACTCGTTCAACCGAGCGCTGCGGCTATTGTGGGGACCCTGACAGATGCGGGGCCCCTAGCAGGTCCAGGACAGGGAAAAGTCTGAAAGGTTAATCTGTCCCCCCGCAGATGTTGGCTTTGGGAGTCTTGAAGCGTCACCTTTGACATGTCCCTCATTCAGCGGGGGGTCCAGCAGGACACTGACCGCTGCAAGCTGTCACCTCGGCCGGCTGAGGACGCCCTGTAATACCGCTCTATTAGGATAAACGGCCCCTGACATGTCCGCAGCTTTTATCCAGCATACAGCATTATGCAtttcaacaacacagagaggcaTGTTATGTGTCAGTATGTCATTTTCTCCTGGCTTTATATAATGTGGATGTTTGTGTATATGGTTTGTATAGGCTACCATCTGGTAGTTTCTGTTGGCTAAATAAAAGTTATCTTATTGGAATCAATCACATTTggggttttgttttatttaatttcatgtcattattaagtttttaatatgtttttaaatttcgGGATTATATGTGCATCATGTGTATATCCTCAtataggacacacacacacaaacacacacacacacacacacacacacacacacacacacacacacacacacacacacacacacagtgtgctgGGCTTGGTTCGTTAAGCCTAATGGTTGAACAATAGACACATCTGCTCATCTTTTTCTATCAAAAGAGAAGGTACTACAGTCTTCTCCGTTTGTTTAAACCGCCACATATTTGGAAAGGGTGTTGGGGGAAGGGGAAGCAGTTTAAACCATAGAAAAATAAACCCATGTCGAGATTATCAATTCAAATTGTAGACTTACTTCAGCAATAGCATTTTTGCTGCTAGTTAAACAATCTTGCTTTGTTAGAATTTctgaaacttgttttttgttttattgagaTGAATTCCGCGAGAGTGAACttgaggtttaaaatgttttgaatccAAGACATCACTAGTTAACCAACTCCAAATGAACCCGGAAGTTAACTTCATTTACACCTAATAATTTAAGGAGGACTGAAGATAATGCCTCATTAGAGCCCTAATGAATCTCAATATTTCTTAATAACACATCAGGCGCTCCAAGCATTATGCTTCCATATTTCATCCTGTGAGGATTTTGAAATAGAAACGCCTTTTTTTAGATTATAAATGTTTAAGTAGAATCTAAACGGAGCGGAAATTCTTATTGGGAAGAACAGCTTTTAGCAGACCTGTGGTTTGTAACCTCCCTTCCTTAATAAGGTAGCTGACGTCAGAGCAACggggcggtgtgtgtgtgcgcgtgtgtggtagagagagagagaaaaagaaagagagtaTAGGAGTGATGGGTGTTCCTAGTGCGCATGTGCAGACAGTGATCTGTGCTGCGGTGGAAGAGGGGCTGGAGACACACAACTAGAGATGGCGCGGCACCCGACCAGAGCGCGAGGACAGCTGGTTGGCGGTGGGGGGGCTTGAGTCATAAAGAGAGTAccgaaaataaaaaaaataaataaaaaaaaaacaagaaaaaaattacAAGAACAAGCGGGATCCGGGAAAAGGAGTTTCCATTCTGCAAAACAACGTCAGAGAAGagcaaaaaagtcaaaagaataagagaggaggctgcagctgccaaaagaaaagagcaacaaaagaaaatagaacTTTACTGAACGTGAGGACTTCTGGACATCAGCTACCTGAGGTAGGTCAGATAGATGGTTGGTCCACAGCGCTACCCGGATCATGAACGCACAGCTGTCGATGGAGAATATTGGCGACCTGCACGGAGTCAGCCATGAGTCAGTGTCCGGTCACGGAGAGCTGCTGAGCGGCCACAGTCCACATTCCCGTCCGGGGCACCGGGCTCTGAGCCACCGCGCTATGGGCATGGCGACCCTGCTGGACAGCGGAGACTATCACCACGGACACCTGCACCCAGCCATTAGCATGTGCGAAGCCCCCCCTGGCATGAGTGCAAGCAGCACCTACACCACCCTAACCCCCCTGCAGCCCTTACCCCCCATCTCAACCGTGTCCGACAAGTTTCCTccccatcatcaccaccaccaccaccaccatcatcccCATCATCCTCACCATCACCCCCACCAAAGGATCCCCGGAAACGTCAGCGGCAGCTTTACGTTGATGCGCGAGGACCGGAGTTTGGCACCCATGAACAGTCTGTACCCTGCATATCATCACAAGGACCCCTGCATGGGTCAGAGCCTCTCCCCGCTGTCCGGCTCCGGTCTGGCCAGCATACACACGACCCAGGCTGGCATCCCTCCCTACGCCCACCCCGGTGCCGCCATGCCTGGTGAGAAGATGCTCACTCCCAGTGGGTTCGAGGCGCACCACCCGGCCATGCTCGGCAGACACACTGAGCAGCACATGAGCTCCTCGGCGGGCATGGTACAAATCAACGGCCTCCATCACCACCCGCACGCCCACCTCGGCGCGCAGGGGCACGGCCAGGGGCTGGGGAATAGCCGGGAGCAGGCCTCCGGGCCCGTGCAGCAAGGAGGCGGTGGAGGGGGTGGTGTTTCTGGGGGCCAGATGGAGGAGGTGAATACCAAAGAAGTGGCGCAGAGGATCACCACGGAGCTGAAGCGCTACAGCATCCCTCAGGCCATCTTTGCCCAGCGGGTCCTGTGCAGGTCCCAGGGGACCCTGTCCGACCTGCTGAGAAACCCCAAACCCTGGTCCAAGCTCAAGTCTGGTAGAGAGACCTTCCGCCGCATGTGgaagtggctgcaggagcctgAGTTCCAGCGCATGAGTGCGCTCAGGCTCGCAGGTGAGCGAAGCCTCGGTAAAGCCCCCTTTTTGATTTCATcttctctgaatgtgtttctgaGGAAAAAGTCACTTATACTGAAACATTAGAACTGAATGCTACTTTATATTGAACATTGGGTAAAGTGGGCTCGGACAAAAACTGTATTTGTGGCTCTATAttatatacagaaaaaaaaaacattgtctgtGTATGAAGGCTAAAATCAAACCATGGTAGTATTCAGGACAAATGTTCCCTCTGCAGGCTAAATGTTCATTATCATAGTCACACATAACATTATGTTTCCACGACTCATAAAACGTGTCTCAGGTATGCTTTAATTGGTTCCTTCAGATTTGGCCTCCAACTTTGTCTTTTGTGCCTGTGTGGATGAGCTCTGCATTGTGGTCAAATGCAACACGGCAGGTGAAAAAAGACGTAAAAAgttcaaagtgctgcacaaagCTGGTGCTCGTGCGTCAATTTGGTAGCCTGATATCAAACTTGCATCCTTTTCTGACTCTACATGGATTTTGGGTGTTGTGTGAAACAAGTTCTCATGTCATTTTACCTCAAGATATCGACCGCTGGACTGTGTGCGTAAGCTGATCCCAGGCCCAGAAATCATTGGGAATGTGTTTATTTAGGTGTAGATGCAACTGAGCAGCCTTTTTGGTGTTGTCCTAGGtgtaaacagagagagagggaatagtgtgtatgtgtgcacgtGCTGTTTGAAGTTTAATAAACtaaagttaaataaaggttaaggTGGAGGGAAGTTTCATTTAGGCTAAATGTTTTAGAATCGAGAGCACATGCTTGTGTTTTGGTCGTAAACTAGCCCTGACTCGGCTGAGGTTTGTCTAATTAACTGATAGACCTCTGTATTAATCTGTCCCTGAGGTATAACACAAGTCAATTAGAGCGTGCAATGAGGCCCCAATCGCACGTGCGCGTTCACAGACACCCAacggatttttttttaactttatgagTCTAATCAATGTCCTACAAATGGTCTTTATGGCTTTTGGACAAAGTAGGCTGCTTCGGCCACTTAGATGACTATTCGCTCGCATGTGCGTGGGCGTGTGTATGGCATTCACACGTGTGTGCACTTAAGTGTGACGGCAATagattatttttc
This window contains:
- the onecut1 gene encoding hepatocyte nuclear factor 6 isoform X2 encodes the protein MNAQLSMENIGDLHGVSHESVSGHGELLSGHSPHSRPGHRALSHRAMGMATLLDSGDYHHGHLHPAISMCEAPPGMSASSTYTTLTPLQPLPPISTVSDKFPPHHHHHHHHHHPHHPHHHPHQRIPGNVSGSFTLMREDRSLAPMNSLYPAYHHKDPCMGQSLSPLSGSGLASIHTTQAGIPPYAHPGAAMPGEKMLTPSGFEAHHPAMLGRHTEQHMSSSAGMVQINGLHHHPHAHLGAQGHGQGLGNSREQASGPVQQGGGGGGGVSGGQMEEVNTKEVAQRITTELKRYSIPQAIFAQRVLCRSQGTLSDLLRNPKPWSKLKSGRETFRRMWKWLQEPEFQRMSALRLAACKRKEQDHGRSDRGNMSKKPRLVFTDVQRRTLHAIFKENKRPSKELQVTIAQQLGLELATVSNFFMNARRRSLDKWVDDGSGHSVNSGQNICTKA
- the onecut1 gene encoding hepatocyte nuclear factor 6 isoform X1, encoding MNAQLSMENIGDLHGVSHESVSGHGELLSGHSPHSRPGHRALSHRAMGMATLLDSGDYHHGHLHPAISMCEAPPGMSASSTYTTLTPLQPLPPISTVSDKFPPHHHHHHHHHHPHHPHHHPHQRIPGNVSGSFTLMREDRSLAPMNSLYPAYHHKDPCMGQSLSPLSGSGLASIHTTQAGIPPYAHPGAAMPGEKMLTPSGFEAHHPAMLGRHTEQHMSSSAGMVQINGLHHHPHAHLGAQGHGQGLGNSREQASGPVQQGGGGGGGVSGGQMEEVNTKEVAQRITTELKRYSIPQAIFAQRVLCRSQGTLSDLLRNPKPWSKLKSGRETFRRMWKWLQEPEFQRMSALRLAGERSLACKRKEQDHGRSDRGNMSKKPRLVFTDVQRRTLHAIFKENKRPSKELQVTIAQQLGLELATVSNFFMNARRRSLDKWVDDGSGHSVNSGQNICTKA